One region of Zingiber officinale cultivar Zhangliang chromosome 7B, Zo_v1.1, whole genome shotgun sequence genomic DNA includes:
- the LOC122006592 gene encoding U-box domain-containing protein 4-like, with protein MQMESPSAFRYMGRSYSDGGESSGAFSECNSDCSGEILYSGSPTSSSSASSGGLQRILLAGAADYSEEMVRGLISDLESPSAPVESQRRSAMELRLLAKHSPENRLRIAAAGAVGPLVALLSHPDPLLQEHGVTAILNLSLCDENKAPIAAAGAIRPLVRALCTGTATARENAACALLRLAQLDELRVAIGRSGAIPPLVSLLESGGPRAKKDAATALFALLSSRDNKIRAVEAGIVRPLLDLMADPDSGMVDKAAYVLHAVVEIPEGRAAAVEEYGVPVLVEMVETGTPRQKEIAARSLLEICKGSAIHRKMAVNEGAIPPLVALSQFGTKKAKEKAEELIELLRQPRAASDSHR; from the exons ATGCAGATGGAGAGCCCGTCGGCCTTTCGGTACATGGGGCGGAGCTACAGCGACGGAGGAGAGTCCTCCGGTGCTTTCAGTGAGTGCAACAGCGACTGCTCCGGCGAGATCCTTTACTCTGGATCGCCTACCTCCTCTTCTTCCGCTTCCTCCGGCGGACTTCAGAGGATTCTCCTCGCCGGCGCCGCCGATTACTCCGAGGAGATGGTCCGCGGACTCATCTCCGATCTCGAGTCCCCCTCCGCCCCTGTCGAGTCGCAGCGCCGCTCCGCCATGGAGCTTCGCCTCCTCGCCAAGCACAGCCCGGAGAACCGGTTGCGCATCGCCGCCGCCGGCGCCGTCGGACCGCTCGTCGCGCTGCTGTCCCACCCGGATCCCCTGTTGCAGGAGCACGGCGTGACCGCGATCCTCAACCTATCGCTTTGCGATGAGAACAAGGCCCCGATCGCGGCGGCTGGCGCTATCCGCCCCCTCGTCCGCGCCCTCTGCACCGGCACGGCCACCGCCCGGGAGAACGCCGCGTGCGCCCTCCTCCGCCTCGCGCAGCTCGACGAGCTCCGCGTCGCCATCGGCCGCTCCGGCGCGATCCCGCCCCTCGTCTCCCTGCTGGAGTCCGGCGGCCCCCGCGCGAAGAAGGACGCCGCCACCGCCCTCTTCGCTCTGCTCTCCTCCCGCGATAACAAGATCCGTGCCGTCGAGGCCGGAATCGTGAGGCCGCTGCTGGACCTGATGGCCGACCCGGACTCCGGCATGGTGGACAAGGCAGCCTACGTGCTGCACGCTGTGGTCGAGATACCGGAGGGCCGGGCGGCGGCTGTGGAGGAGTACGGCGTGCCAGTGCTGGTAGAGATGGTGGAGACCGGCACCCCGCGGCAGAAGGAGATCGCCGCCCGATCCCTCCTCGAGATCTGCAAGGGCAGCGCCATCCACCGGAAGATGGCCGTCAACGAGGGCGCCATCCCGCCCCTCGTCGCCCTCTCCCAATTCGGCACCAAGAAGGCGAAAGAGAAG gcGGAGGAGTTGATTGAGTTACTGAGGCAACCCAGGGCGGCTAGCGACTCACACCGTTAG